A single genomic interval of Cydia strobilella chromosome 3, ilCydStro3.1, whole genome shotgun sequence harbors:
- the LOC134756012 gene encoding exosome complex component RRP42, giving the protein MANLLLSPSEKVFILHGVQDDYRSDGRSNIDYRPMELETDVVSHASGSARLRLANTDILVGVKTEIDVPKPDKPNMGKIEFFVDCSANATPEFEGRGGEQLANSIANLMQRAYHSSQAFDLKQLSILEGKQCWKLYIDVLILESGGNLCDAVSLAVKAALFNTRIPLVKAALMDGGNVDLQLSDDPYDSKLLNVGSAPLLVTLCKIGDKCVVDPSAEEESCSVISLLVGVSGNRRHYSTEALEAPKGGKCTTIAMNGPGSVAPKTLKDAINQGIIAAKSLDEALGDALLRERKETIGLKKHSYGFLK; this is encoded by the exons ATGGCTAACTTATTATTAAGTCCTTCGGAAAAAGTATTTATTCTTCACGGCGTACAA GATGATTACCGTTCAGATGGCCGATCAAACATAGATTACAGGCCTATGGAGTTAGAAACCGATGTAGTCAGCCATGCAAGTGGATCAGCCAGGCTTCGCTTAGCAAATACAGATATACTTGTTGGTGTGAAAACAGAAATTGATGTACCAAAACCTGACAAACCAAACATGGGAAAGATAGAATTCTTTGTAGATTG CTCTGCAAATGCAACCCCAGAATTTGAAGGTAGGGGAGGCGAACAGCTTGCTAACAGCATAGCAAACCTCATGCAGCGAGCCTATCACTCCTCACAAGCATTTGATCTCAAGCAACTGTCCATCTTAGAGGGAAAACAGTGTTGGAAGCTGTACATTGATGTTTTG ATTCTTGAAAGTGGTGGCAACCTGTGCGATGCAGTTTCCTTAGCCGTCAAAGCGGCGTTGTTCAACACCAGGATTCCTCTCGTAAAGGCAGCATTGATGGACGGAGGAAATGTAGACTTGCAGCTGTCTGACGATCCCTATGATAGTAAACTCTTAAATGTTGGAAGTGCACCACTCttg GTAACCTTATGCAAAATCGGAGACAAATGCGTTGTAGACCCGTCAGCCGAAGAAGAAAGCTGCAGCGTTATCTCCCTCTTAGTTGGAGTCTCGGGTAACCGCCGACACTACAGCACGGAAGCCCTGGAGGCTCCTAAAGGCGGCAAGTGCACCACAATAGCTATGAACGGCCCGGGCAGCGTGGCGCCGAAGACGCTCAAGGATGCCATCAACCAAGGAAT AATTGCTGCCAAATCTCTAGATGAAGCTTTAGGAGACGCGCTTCTACGAGAGCGAAAGGAAACTATCGGCCTAAAAAAGCATTCCTATGGATTTCTCAAATAA